A window from Pseudomonas sp. MRSN 12121 encodes these proteins:
- a CDS encoding amidase, which translates to MDNAEQTIDPIVALGAVELSRAIHARKVSCREVMSAYLERIERCNPRVNALVSLRERSVLLAEADERDRQLYRGQSMGWMHGMPQAIKDLAATAGLRTTLGSPLFTEQLPAHDAISVARVRASGALIVGKSNVPEFGLGSHTYNRVFGTTGNAYDPALSAGGSSGGAAVALALRMLPVADGSDMMGSLRNPAAFNNVFGLRPSQGRVPHGPAPELFVQQLATEGPMGRSVTDIACLLAIQAGHDPRVPLSLREDPAIFNQPLQRDFRGARLGWLGDYGGYLAMDDGVLALCEAALEDFRQLGCEVEACQPAFAMDALWQCWLVHRHWLIQGSLGPLYVDPQQRRLLKPEAQWEVEGGLRLSAADVYRASQLRSDWYRALERLFERYDFLLLPSAQVFPFDAEIPWPSRVGGRDMDTYHRWMEVVIGPTLAGLPSLSVPVGFNPAGLPMGVQIIGPAQADRAVLQLGHAHEQLTQWVARRPPGHPL; encoded by the coding sequence ATGGATAACGCAGAACAGACAATCGATCCGATCGTGGCCCTGGGGGCCGTCGAGCTCTCCCGGGCGATCCATGCCCGGAAGGTTTCCTGCCGCGAGGTGATGTCGGCCTACCTGGAGCGGATCGAGCGCTGCAACCCCAGGGTCAATGCCCTGGTGTCCCTGCGCGAGCGTTCGGTGCTGCTGGCCGAGGCCGATGAGCGCGACCGCCAGCTGTACCGCGGCCAGTCCATGGGCTGGATGCACGGCATGCCCCAGGCGATCAAGGACCTGGCGGCCACCGCCGGGTTGCGCACGACCCTGGGCTCGCCGCTGTTCACCGAACAACTGCCGGCCCACGATGCCATCAGCGTGGCGCGGGTTCGGGCGAGCGGGGCGCTGATCGTCGGCAAGAGCAACGTGCCGGAGTTCGGCCTGGGCTCGCACACGTATAACCGCGTGTTCGGCACCACCGGCAATGCCTACGACCCGGCCCTGAGTGCCGGCGGCAGCAGTGGCGGGGCGGCGGTAGCCCTGGCGCTGCGTATGCTGCCGGTGGCCGATGGCAGCGACATGATGGGCTCGCTGCGCAATCCGGCGGCCTTCAACAATGTCTTTGGCCTGCGCCCGTCGCAGGGGCGGGTGCCCCATGGTCCGGCCCCGGAGCTGTTCGTCCAGCAACTGGCGACCGAGGGGCCGATGGGCCGCAGTGTCACCGACATCGCCTGCTTGCTGGCCATCCAGGCCGGGCATGACCCCCGCGTGCCGCTGTCACTGCGGGAAGATCCGGCGATTTTCAACCAGCCCCTGCAACGGGATTTTCGCGGCGCACGCCTGGGCTGGCTGGGGGACTATGGCGGTTACCTGGCCATGGACGACGGCGTGCTGGCGCTGTGCGAAGCGGCGCTGGAGGACTTTCGCCAACTGGGCTGCGAGGTCGAGGCCTGCCAGCCGGCGTTTGCCATGGACGCGCTGTGGCAATGCTGGCTGGTGCACCGGCATTGGCTGATACAGGGCAGCCTGGGACCGCTGTATGTCGACCCGCAACAGCGTCGCTTGCTCAAGCCCGAGGCGCAGTGGGAAGTCGAGGGCGGATTGCGCCTGAGCGCGGCGGATGTCTACCGCGCCTCGCAGCTTCGCAGCGACTGGTACCGGGCCCTGGAGCGGCTGTTCGAGCGTTACGATTTCCTGCTGTTGCCCAGTGCGCAGGTGTTCCCTTTCGATGCAGAAATCCCCTGGCCGAGCCGGGTCGGCGGGCGGGACATGGACACCTACCATCGCTGGATGGAAGTGGTGATCGGCCCGACCCTGGCGGGCCTGCCGAGCCTGAGTGTGCCGGTTGGCTTCAACCCGGCGGGGTTGCCCATGGGCGTGCAGATCATCGGTCCGGCCCAGGCCGACCGGGCGGTACTGCAACTGGGCCATGCCCACGAACAATTGACGCAATGGGTCGCGCGCCGTCCGCCCGGTCATCCGTTGTAA
- a CDS encoding IclR family transcriptional regulator: MACKVESGSVRSVERALAIVELLGQHQALGLEELHYLTTLPKATVSRMLLTLQEQGWIYRGLSDRRYRLCARRLFGDQQQRFKRQLVERAAPWLQALSEGTGLVVDLSCFDGERLEVMESSIPAVLRKRYPHNCQIIGHYSSLFHSAMGKACLAELDHEQVRRLAVRECISQEEQYRACEQSQHQGFGQRTEGYWEYPVRLPFLIRAVALPIRDQGRLVGSMALHWPRDQAPVERILSLHLASLEATVHEVERSLA; encoded by the coding sequence ATGGCCTGCAAGGTAGAAAGCGGCAGCGTGCGCTCGGTCGAGCGGGCGTTGGCGATCGTCGAACTGCTGGGCCAGCATCAGGCCCTGGGCCTGGAAGAGTTGCATTACCTGACGACGCTGCCCAAGGCCACCGTGTCGCGCATGCTCTTGACGTTGCAGGAGCAGGGCTGGATCTATCGCGGGCTGAGTGACCGGCGTTACCGGCTGTGCGCCAGGCGGTTGTTCGGCGACCAGCAGCAGCGTTTCAAGCGGCAATTGGTGGAGCGGGCGGCGCCCTGGTTGCAGGCGTTGAGCGAGGGCACCGGGCTGGTGGTCGACCTGTCGTGTTTCGATGGCGAGCGCCTGGAGGTCATGGAAAGCTCGATTCCCGCGGTACTACGCAAGCGTTATCCGCACAACTGCCAGATCATCGGCCACTATTCGAGCCTGTTCCATTCGGCGATGGGCAAGGCCTGCCTGGCCGAGCTGGATCACGAGCAGGTCCGGCGCCTGGCCGTGCGCGAATGCATTTCCCAGGAAGAGCAGTACCGTGCCTGCGAACAGTCCCAGCACCAGGGGTTCGGCCAGCGTACCGAGGGCTATTGGGAATATCCGGTGCGCCTGCCGTTCCTGATCCGCGCGGTGGCCTTGCCGATTCGCGACCAGGGTCGGCTGGTGGGCAGCATGGCCTTGCACTGGCCGAGGGATCAGGCACCGGTGGAGCGAATCCTGAGCCTGCACCTGGCGAGCCTCGAGGCCACCGTCCATGAGGTCGAGCGCAGCCTGGCTTGA
- a CDS encoding YceI family protein — protein MFNLSFPKALAALLLAGATLPAQANWYLDNESSRLSFVSTKNANVSEVQRFLVLHGKVDAKGMAQLEVELDSINSGIPLRDERMRKELFEIERYPDAVINAQINLRPINDLAPGAQIELRLPVNVTLHGKQHEYSAELLATRLDDRRFQVVTLEPLVLNAADFDLLPGLETLRKAAGLSAISLSVPVGAVLIFTAR, from the coding sequence ATGTTCAACCTGTCTTTTCCCAAGGCCCTGGCCGCTTTGCTGCTGGCGGGCGCCACCCTGCCGGCCCAGGCCAACTGGTACCTGGACAACGAGTCCTCGCGCCTGTCGTTCGTCAGCACCAAGAACGCCAACGTTTCCGAAGTCCAGCGCTTCCTGGTCCTGCATGGCAAGGTCGACGCCAAGGGCATGGCGCAACTGGAGGTCGAGCTGGACTCGATCAACAGCGGCATCCCGCTGCGCGACGAGCGCATGCGCAAGGAGCTGTTCGAGATCGAGCGGTATCCGGATGCCGTGATCAATGCGCAGATCAACCTGCGTCCGATCAACGACCTGGCGCCCGGCGCGCAGATCGAACTGCGCTTGCCGGTCAACGTCACCCTGCATGGCAAGCAGCACGAGTACAGCGCCGAACTCCTGGCCACGCGCCTGGACGACCGGCGTTTCCAGGTGGTGACCCTGGAGCCGCTGGTGCTCAATGCCGCCGATTTCGACCTGCTGCCGGGGCTGGAAACCCTGCGCAAGGCTGCCGGTCTGTCGGCGATCAGTTTGTCGGTGCCGGTGGGTGCGGTGCTGATCTTCACGGCGCGCTGA
- a CDS encoding phosphatidylserine/phosphatidylglycerophosphate/cardiolipin synthase family protein — protein MAGAVFPWREGNRFELLIDGPSFFPRMLVAIARAREQVELELYLVEAGACAEAMVQALTQAAERGVRVRCLFDDYGSLAFTLGLRQRLTGAGVELRFYNRLSWRRGVRNLYRDHRKLLLVDQELAVVGGTGVTDEFWNPLQDSCDWHEVMVEISGPLVLDWQLLFDRQWIANRRRTAWKPASHFGLPRLPRVPAQGEGMGRVAYADARQHRDILQSLVRALNSGQRRIWLATPYFLPTWKVRRSLRRAASRGVDVRLLLTGPRTDHPSVRYAGHRYYPRLLRAGVRIFEYQPRFLHLKMVLIDDWVSIGSCNFDHWNLRFNLEANLEALDLPLTDTVAASFLADFEQSQEVSLEAWKNRPLWRRIKQRIWGWVDRLVVNLLDRRD, from the coding sequence ATGGCGGGCGCGGTCTTTCCCTGGCGTGAAGGCAATCGTTTCGAGTTGCTGATCGACGGTCCGAGTTTCTTCCCTCGGATGCTGGTGGCGATTGCCCGTGCCCGTGAGCAGGTGGAACTGGAGCTGTACCTGGTGGAGGCCGGCGCCTGCGCCGAGGCGATGGTCCAGGCCCTGACCCAGGCCGCCGAGCGCGGGGTGCGGGTACGGTGCCTGTTCGACGACTACGGCAGCCTGGCTTTCACCCTCGGCCTGCGCCAGCGCCTGACAGGCGCCGGAGTCGAACTGCGTTTCTACAATCGCTTGAGCTGGCGTCGTGGCGTGCGCAACCTGTATCGCGACCACCGCAAACTGCTGCTGGTGGACCAGGAGCTGGCGGTGGTCGGCGGCACCGGGGTCACCGACGAATTCTGGAACCCGCTGCAAGACAGTTGCGACTGGCATGAGGTGATGGTGGAGATCAGCGGCCCGCTGGTGCTCGACTGGCAATTGCTGTTCGACCGGCAGTGGATCGCCAACCGTCGTCGCACCGCCTGGAAACCGGCCTCTCACTTCGGCCTGCCACGCTTGCCGCGGGTGCCGGCCCAGGGGGAGGGCATGGGCCGGGTGGCCTACGCCGACGCCCGGCAACACCGCGACATCCTGCAATCGCTGGTGCGCGCGCTGAACAGCGGGCAACGGCGGATCTGGCTGGCGACCCCGTATTTCCTGCCGACCTGGAAGGTCCGGCGCTCCCTGCGCCGCGCGGCAAGCCGTGGGGTGGACGTGCGGCTGCTGCTGACCGGGCCGCGTACCGATCATCCGTCGGTGCGCTATGCCGGGCACCGGTATTACCCGCGCCTGCTGCGGGCCGGGGTGCGGATCTTCGAATACCAGCCGCGTTTCCTGCACCTGAAGATGGTGCTGATCGATGATTGGGTGAGCATTGGCTCGTGCAACTTCGATCACTGGAACCTGCGCTTCAACCTCGAGGCCAACCTCGAGGCCCTCGACCTGCCGCTGACCGACACGGTGGCCGCGAGCTTCCTCGCCGATTTCGAGCAGAGCCAGGAAGTCAGCCTCGAAGCCTGGAAGAACCGCCCACTATGGCGGCGAATCAAGCAACGGATCTGGGGCTGGGTCGACCGGCTGGTGGTGAACCTGCTGGATCGCCGCGACTGA
- the bglX gene encoding beta-glucosidase BglX has protein sequence MKKLCLLGLLVSLASHPALAATVTAPAQEKPFSAAVLQNKDAFIDNLLKQMTLDEKIGQLRLISIGPEMPREMIRKEIAAGRIGGTFNSITRPENRPMQDAAMRSRLKIPMFFAYDVIHGHRTIFPIPLALASSWDMDAIGRSGRVAAREAAADSLDITFAPMVDISRDPRWGRTSEGFGEDTYLVSRIAKVMVKAYQGDSPKNADSIMASVKHFALYGAVEGGRDYNVVDMSPVKMYQDYLPPYRAAIDAGAGGVMVALNSINGVPATSNTWLMNDLLRKEWGFKGLAVSDHGAIVELMRHGVAKDGREAAKLAIKAGIDMSMNDSLYAKELPGLLKSGDVSQRDLDNAVREVLAAKYDMGLFADPYLRIGKAEQDPADTNAESRLHRSDARDVARRSLVLLKNANDTLPLKKTGKIALVGPLAKAPIDMMGSWAAAGVPAQSVTLYDGMSRALGDQAQLIYARGSNITADKAVVDYLNFLNFDAPEVVDDPRPAQQLIDEAVKAAQQADVVVAAVGESRGMSHESSSRTDLHIPASQRELIKALKATGKPLVLVLMNGRPLSLLEENQQADAILETWFSGTEGGNAIADVLFGDYNPSGKLPITFPRSVGQIPTYYNHLTVGRPFTPGKPGNYTSQYFDDTTGPLFPFGYGLSYTTFSLSDMALSSTTLNRSGKLDASVTLKNTGKRDGETVVQLYIQDVAGSMIRPIKELKNFQKVQLKAGEQKVIRFSISEDDLKFYNTQLKYAAEPGEFKVEIGLDSQDVKQQSFELL, from the coding sequence ATGAAGAAGCTGTGTTTGCTGGGGCTGCTGGTCAGCCTGGCCAGTCACCCTGCCCTCGCCGCCACCGTCACGGCGCCGGCCCAGGAGAAACCCTTTTCCGCGGCGGTCCTGCAGAACAAGGACGCCTTTATCGACAACCTGCTCAAGCAGATGACCCTCGATGAAAAGATCGGCCAGTTGCGCCTGATCAGCATCGGGCCGGAAATGCCCCGCGAGATGATCCGCAAGGAAATCGCCGCCGGCCGCATCGGCGGCACGTTCAACTCCATCACCCGCCCGGAAAACCGGCCGATGCAGGACGCGGCCATGCGCAGCCGGCTGAAGATCCCGATGTTCTTCGCCTACGACGTGATCCACGGCCACCGCACGATTTTCCCGATTCCCCTGGCCCTGGCGTCGAGCTGGGACATGGACGCCATCGGTCGCTCCGGGCGCGTCGCCGCCCGGGAAGCTGCCGCCGACAGCCTGGACATCACCTTCGCGCCGATGGTCGACATCTCCCGCGACCCGCGCTGGGGCCGCACCTCCGAAGGCTTCGGCGAAGACACCTACCTGGTCTCGCGCATCGCCAAGGTGATGGTCAAGGCCTACCAGGGCGACAGCCCGAAGAACGCCGACAGCATCATGGCCAGCGTCAAGCACTTCGCCCTGTACGGCGCGGTGGAAGGCGGCCGCGACTACAACGTCGTCGACATGAGCCCGGTGAAGATGTACCAGGACTACCTGCCGCCCTACCGTGCGGCGATCGACGCCGGTGCCGGCGGGGTCATGGTGGCGCTGAACTCGATCAACGGCGTGCCGGCCACTTCCAACACCTGGCTGATGAACGACCTGCTGCGCAAGGAGTGGGGCTTCAAGGGCCTGGCGGTGAGCGACCACGGCGCCATCGTCGAGCTGATGCGCCATGGCGTCGCCAAGGACGGTCGCGAAGCGGCCAAGCTGGCGATCAAGGCCGGCATCGACATGAGCATGAACGACTCGCTGTACGCCAAGGAATTGCCGGGGCTGCTGAAGTCCGGCGACGTCAGCCAGCGCGACCTGGACAACGCCGTGCGGGAAGTGCTGGCCGCCAAGTACGACATGGGCCTGTTCGCCGACCCGTACCTGCGCATCGGCAAGGCCGAGCAGGACCCGGCCGACACCAACGCCGAAAGCCGCCTGCACCGCAGCGACGCCCGCGATGTGGCGCGCCGTAGCCTGGTGCTGCTGAAAAACGCCAACGACACCCTGCCGCTGAAGAAAACCGGCAAGATCGCCCTGGTCGGCCCGCTGGCCAAGGCGCCGATCGACATGATGGGCAGCTGGGCCGCCGCCGGCGTGCCGGCGCAATCGGTCACCCTGTACGACGGCATGAGCCGCGCCCTGGGCGACCAGGCACAGCTGATCTATGCCCGCGGCTCGAACATCACCGCCGACAAGGCGGTGGTCGACTACCTGAACTTCCTCAACTTCGATGCCCCGGAAGTGGTGGACGATCCGCGTCCGGCCCAGCAACTGATCGACGAGGCAGTGAAGGCCGCGCAACAGGCTGACGTGGTGGTGGCCGCGGTGGGTGAATCGCGTGGCATGTCCCACGAATCCTCCAGCCGTACCGACCTGCATATTCCGGCCAGCCAGCGCGAGCTGATCAAGGCCCTCAAGGCCACCGGCAAGCCGCTGGTGCTGGTGCTGATGAACGGCCGGCCGCTGTCGCTGCTCGAAGAGAACCAACAGGCCGACGCAATCCTGGAAACCTGGTTCAGCGGCACCGAAGGCGGCAACGCCATCGCCGACGTGCTGTTCGGCGACTACAACCCGTCCGGCAAGCTGCCGATCACCTTCCCGCGTTCGGTGGGGCAGATCCCGACCTACTACAACCACCTGACCGTTGGCCGGCCTTTCACCCCGGGCAAGCCGGGCAACTACACCTCGCAGTATTTCGACGACACCACCGGCCCGCTGTTTCCGTTCGGCTATGGCCTGAGCTACACCACGTTCAGCCTTTCGGACATGGCCTTGTCGTCGACCACGCTGAACAGGAGCGGCAAGCTCGATGCCAGCGTGACCCTGAAGAACACCGGCAAGCGCGACGGCGAAACCGTGGTGCAGCTGTACATCCAGGACGTCGCCGGCTCCATGATCCGCCCGATCAAGGAACTGAAGAACTTCCAGAAAGTGCAGCTCAAGGCCGGCGAACAGAAGGTGATCCGCTTCAGCATCAGCGAGGACGACCTGAAGTTCTACAACACCCAGCTCAAGTACGCCGCGGAACCGGGCGAATTCAAGGTCGAGATCGGCCTGGACTCCCAGGACGTCAAGCAACAGAGCTTCGAACTGCTGTAA
- a CDS encoding LemA family protein, protein MNVRQSLRSSWPVMALLLLGSLLSGCGINNIPTLDEQAKAAWGQVQNQYQRRADLIPNLVETVKGYAKHEQETLTAVIEARAKATSIQVDANTLDNPEKLKQFQQAQDQLSGALSRLMVVSERYPDLKANQNFLALQSQLEGTENRIAVARRDFILAVQKYNTEIRTFPGRLWHSVMYSNLPVRETFEATTPGADKAPEVKF, encoded by the coding sequence ATGAACGTACGACAAAGCCTGCGCTCGAGCTGGCCGGTCATGGCATTGCTGCTGCTCGGCAGCTTGCTGAGCGGTTGCGGCATCAACAACATCCCGACCCTCGACGAACAGGCCAAGGCGGCCTGGGGCCAGGTACAGAACCAGTACCAGCGCCGTGCCGACCTGATCCCCAACCTGGTGGAGACGGTCAAGGGCTACGCCAAGCACGAGCAGGAGACCCTGACCGCGGTGATCGAGGCGCGGGCCAAGGCGACCTCGATCCAGGTCGATGCCAATACCCTGGACAACCCGGAAAAACTCAAGCAGTTCCAGCAGGCCCAGGACCAGCTGAGCGGTGCCCTGAGCCGGCTGATGGTGGTCTCCGAGCGCTATCCGGACCTCAAGGCCAACCAGAACTTCCTGGCTTTGCAGTCGCAGCTCGAAGGCACCGAGAATCGCATTGCTGTGGCCCGGCGCGACTTCATCCTCGCGGTGCAGAAGTACAACACCGAGATCCGAACTTTCCCCGGCCGCCTGTGGCACAGCGTGATGTACAGCAACCTGCCGGTGCGCGAGACCTTCGAGGCCACCACCCCCGGTGCCGACAAGGCGCCGGAAGTGAAGTTCTGA
- a CDS encoding YgcG family protein, translated as MRVLRVGLVLLLWVLAITAQAELKFPALSGRVVDNAQMIEPAVRQQLTQELASHEQATGEQVVVVTLPDLQGTSIEDFGYQLGRYWGIGQKDKNNGALLIVARDDRKLRIEVGYGLEDRLTDAQSAVIIHQVITPAFKAGNFSKGISDGVSAMLLVLGGNPLDEPSAAYAGGERGADFFERHPGVLVFLVLLFIVTIFVCQMLGILPSGGGRGGSGGFGGGGFGGGGFGGSGGGGFSGGGGSFGGGGSSGGW; from the coding sequence ATGCGCGTGTTGAGAGTTGGCCTGGTGCTGTTGCTCTGGGTGTTGGCGATAACGGCCCAGGCCGAGCTGAAGTTCCCGGCGCTGAGCGGGCGGGTGGTGGACAACGCCCAGATGATCGAGCCGGCGGTGCGCCAGCAACTGACCCAGGAGCTGGCCTCCCACGAACAGGCCACCGGCGAGCAGGTGGTGGTCGTGACCCTGCCGGACCTGCAGGGCACCAGCATCGAGGATTTCGGTTATCAGCTGGGGCGCTACTGGGGCATCGGCCAGAAGGACAAGAACAACGGCGCGTTGTTGATCGTCGCCCGCGACGATCGCAAGCTGCGCATCGAAGTCGGCTATGGCCTGGAAGATCGCCTGACCGACGCGCAGAGTGCGGTGATCATCCATCAGGTCATCACCCCGGCCTTCAAGGCCGGCAATTTCAGCAAGGGCATCAGCGACGGTGTGTCGGCCATGCTGCTGGTGCTGGGCGGCAATCCGCTGGATGAGCCGAGCGCGGCCTATGCCGGCGGCGAGCGCGGCGCTGATTTTTTCGAGCGCCATCCCGGCGTCCTGGTGTTCCTGGTGCTGCTGTTCATCGTGACGATTTTCGTCTGCCAGATGCTCGGTATCCTGCCCAGCGGTGGAGGGCGTGGCGGTTCCGGAGGCTTTGGCGGAGGCGGCTTCGGGGGCGGCGGTTTTGGCGGCTCCGGCGGTGGGGGCTTCAGCGGCGGCGGTGGTAGCTTTGGCGGCGGCGGATCGTCAGGCGGCTGGTGA
- a CDS encoding TPM domain-containing protein, which translates to MALLSEYEQRQVAEAIARVEQQTDAELVTVLAARADDYAYIPLLWASLLALIVPGVVHYATGWLNMHLLLLVQWATFIVLCLVFRLPRITTRLIPRSVRHWRASNLARRQFLEQNLHHTVGGTGMLIFVCEAERYVEILVDEGISRRLDDKSWDAIVQAFTRQVKQGQTLQGFLSCIEACGELLKVHVPVTQVRNELPNRLVVLG; encoded by the coding sequence ATGGCACTACTGAGTGAGTACGAACAACGGCAGGTCGCCGAGGCGATCGCCCGGGTCGAGCAGCAGACCGATGCCGAGCTGGTCACCGTGCTGGCCGCCCGCGCCGACGACTACGCCTATATCCCGTTGCTCTGGGCCAGCCTGCTGGCGCTGATCGTGCCGGGCGTGGTGCATTACGCCACCGGCTGGCTGAACATGCACCTGTTGTTGTTGGTGCAATGGGCGACCTTTATCGTGCTCTGCCTGGTGTTTCGCCTTCCGCGGATCACCACCCGCCTGATTCCGCGCTCGGTACGCCACTGGCGCGCCTCGAACCTGGCCCGCCGCCAGTTTCTCGAACAGAACCTGCACCACACCGTCGGCGGCACCGGAATGCTGATCTTCGTCTGCGAAGCGGAGCGCTATGTGGAGATCTTGGTGGACGAGGGCATCTCCCGGCGGCTCGACGACAAGAGCTGGGACGCCATCGTCCAGGCCTTCACCCGGCAAGTGAAGCAAGGGCAGACCCTGCAAGGGTTCCTCAGCTGCATCGAGGCCTGTGGCGAGCTGCTCAAGGTGCATGTGCCGGTGACCCAGGTGCGCAACGAACTGCCCAATCGCCTGGTGGTCCTGGGCTGA
- a CDS encoding SAM-dependent methyltransferase has protein sequence MSATATPASLAPDHHAQFLELLDTSLAQNAFIKLVLAKHVGTEADLQRIIIKQVTVKEQACLSFVYRYKTRDITKNLPLAEGVALIAGLLPASFKNAHLLSLTDEVQLEYSKKGKSSLFKGKAQQQREVPSAEHNREKNRYLELSRPFLTDLGVTNKQHELIPAMSRKWKQINKFIEVFSHALSTSPIDLQQPVRVADFGSGKGYLTFAIHDYLCNTLQAQGQVTGVELREDMVTLCNAAAARLAHRGLEFKCGDVRSVAPSELDVMIALHACDIATDYAIHTGIRSGASIIMCSPCCHKQIRPQMQSPALLKPMLQYGLHLGQQAEMVTDSLRALFLEACGYETKVFEFISLEHTNKNKMILAVKRAEPQDPSQLLAKIGELKAFYHISEHCLETLLRADGYLA, from the coding sequence ATGTCTGCAACCGCAACCCCTGCCAGCCTCGCGCCGGATCATCACGCGCAGTTTCTCGAACTGCTGGACACCAGCCTGGCGCAGAATGCCTTTATCAAGCTGGTGCTGGCCAAGCACGTGGGAACCGAGGCGGACCTGCAGCGGATCATCATCAAGCAAGTGACGGTCAAGGAGCAGGCGTGCCTGTCCTTCGTCTACCGCTACAAGACCCGCGACATTACCAAGAACCTCCCCCTCGCCGAGGGCGTGGCGCTGATCGCCGGGCTGCTGCCGGCGTCGTTCAAGAACGCCCACCTGCTGTCGCTCACCGATGAGGTGCAGCTCGAATACAGCAAGAAAGGCAAAAGCTCGCTGTTCAAGGGCAAGGCCCAGCAGCAGCGCGAGGTGCCGTCGGCCGAGCACAACCGCGAGAAGAACCGCTACCTGGAGCTGAGCCGGCCGTTCCTCACCGACCTGGGCGTCACCAACAAGCAGCACGAGCTGATCCCGGCGATGTCGCGCAAGTGGAAGCAGATCAACAAGTTCATCGAGGTGTTCAGCCATGCGCTGAGTACTTCGCCGATCGATCTGCAGCAGCCGGTGCGGGTGGCGGACTTCGGCTCCGGCAAGGGCTACCTGACCTTCGCCATCCACGACTACCTGTGCAACACCTTGCAGGCCCAAGGGCAGGTGACCGGCGTGGAGCTGCGCGAAGACATGGTGACCCTGTGCAATGCCGCCGCGGCGCGCCTTGCGCATCGGGGCCTGGAATTCAAATGCGGCGATGTGCGCAGCGTGGCGCCGAGCGAGCTGGACGTGATGATCGCCCTGCATGCCTGCGATATCGCCACCGACTACGCGATCCACACCGGGATTCGTTCCGGCGCGTCGATCATCATGTGCTCGCCGTGCTGTCACAAGCAGATCCGCCCGCAGATGCAGAGCCCGGCGCTGCTCAAGCCGATGCTGCAATACGGCCTGCACCTGGGACAGCAGGCGGAGATGGTCACCGACAGCCTGCGCGCGCTGTTCCTCGAAGCCTGTGGCTACGAGACCAAGGTCTTCGAGTTCATCTCCCTGGAACACACCAACAAGAACAAGATGATCCTCGCGGTCAAGCGCGCCGAGCCCCAGGACCCGAGCCAGCTGCTGGCGAAGATCGGCGAGCTCAAGGCCTTCTACCACATCAGCGAGCACTGCCTGGAAACCCTGCTGCGGGCCGACGGCTACCTCGCCTGA
- a CDS encoding DMT family transporter encodes MSSRENTGMALGLLGVVIFSLTLPFTRIVVQELHPLLNGLGRALFAAIPAAILLLWRRERWPTWQQLRGLSLVIAGVILGFPVLSAWAMQTLPASHGALVNGLQPLCVALYAAWLSHERPSRAFWGCAALGSALVLGYALISGAGSIQAGDLLMLGAIAVGGLGYAEGGRLAREMGGWQVICWALVLSTPLLIGPVWYLAAQHQGAVSAKTWWAFGYVALFSQFIGFFAWYAGLAMGGIARVSQIQLLQIFFTIAFSALFFGEQVEPVTWLFAVGVILTVMLGRKTAVRQAAPARAL; translated from the coding sequence ATGTCTTCCCGTGAAAATACCGGCATGGCCCTGGGCCTGCTCGGCGTGGTTATTTTCAGCCTGACCCTGCCCTTCACCCGCATCGTGGTGCAGGAACTGCATCCGCTGCTCAACGGCCTGGGACGGGCGCTGTTCGCGGCGATTCCGGCGGCGATCCTGCTGCTCTGGCGCCGGGAACGGTGGCCGACCTGGCAGCAGCTCAGGGGTCTCTCCCTGGTGATCGCCGGGGTGATCCTGGGCTTTCCGGTGCTGTCGGCCTGGGCCATGCAGACCCTGCCGGCGTCCCACGGCGCGCTGGTCAACGGCCTGCAACCCTTGTGCGTGGCGCTCTATGCCGCGTGGCTGTCCCATGAGCGGCCGTCCAGGGCCTTCTGGGGCTGCGCCGCGCTGGGCAGTGCGCTGGTGTTGGGTTATGCGCTGATCAGCGGCGCCGGCAGTATCCAGGCCGGCGACCTGCTGATGCTCGGGGCGATTGCGGTCGGCGGCCTGGGTTATGCCGAAGGCGGCCGGCTGGCCCGGGAAATGGGCGGCTGGCAGGTGATCTGCTGGGCACTGGTGCTGTCGACACCGCTGTTGATCGGCCCGGTGTGGTACCTGGCGGCACAGCATCAGGGCGCAGTCTCGGCGAAGACCTGGTGGGCCTTCGGCTATGTGGCGCTGTTTTCGCAGTTCATCGGTTTCTTCGCCTGGTACGCCGGGCTGGCCATGGGCGGCATCGCCCGGGTCAGCCAGATCCAGCTGTTGCAAATCTTCTTCACCATCGCCTTCTCGGCGCTGTTCTTCGGCGAGCAGGTGGAGCCGGTCACCTGGCTGTTCGCCGTGGGCGTGATCCTCACCGTGATGCTGGGGCGCAAGACGGCAGTGCGGCAAGCAGCGCCAGCGCGCGCCCTGTAG